A single window of Gemmatimonadaceae bacterium DNA harbors:
- a CDS encoding alanine--glyoxylate aminotransferase family protein encodes MTDAEFGTFYVPGPTEIRPALLAQMVRPIMGHRGRAFEAMFARIEAGLRDIFLTARPVYIGAASATGFMEMAIRNLPEGRILSLVNGGFSERFAQVAESCARDVERVVVPWGGVFDLNAVEAALAKSRFIAVTVAHSETSTGVLTDVQAVTALAHKHGAMSIVDSVSGAGGAELMFDAWQIDFLVTASQKAMALPAGLAFAVASTDYIERARGVAHRGFYFDVLQYDKYAEKNQTPSTPATSLLYALEMQVGDIGREGIERRWERHLQMRDATIEWVSVVRDRRNIDIRVLAPEDSRSPTVSVIMLPAGMKGPELSESVKARGFTIGGGYGELKDTSVRVGHMGDHSVDGVQRCLHAVEMSLAELAERRRLVRV; translated from the coding sequence ATGACCGACGCCGAATTCGGAACGTTCTACGTCCCCGGGCCGACCGAGATTCGCCCCGCGCTCCTTGCCCAGATGGTGCGGCCCATCATGGGACATCGCGGCCGCGCCTTCGAAGCCATGTTCGCGCGCATCGAAGCGGGCTTGCGCGACATCTTTCTCACGGCGCGACCGGTCTACATCGGCGCGGCATCGGCCACGGGCTTCATGGAGATGGCGATTCGCAATCTCCCCGAAGGCCGGATTCTCTCGCTCGTCAACGGCGGCTTCTCCGAGCGATTCGCGCAGGTCGCCGAATCGTGCGCGCGCGACGTCGAACGCGTCGTCGTCCCGTGGGGCGGCGTGTTCGATCTCAACGCCGTCGAAGCGGCGCTCGCGAAAAGCCGCTTCATCGCGGTCACGGTCGCGCACTCCGAAACCTCGACGGGCGTGCTCACCGACGTTCAGGCGGTGACGGCGCTCGCCCACAAGCACGGCGCGATGTCCATCGTCGACAGCGTGTCCGGCGCGGGCGGCGCGGAGCTGATGTTCGACGCATGGCAGATCGATTTCCTCGTCACGGCGTCACAGAAGGCCATGGCGCTGCCGGCGGGACTCGCCTTCGCCGTCGCGTCTACCGACTACATCGAGCGCGCGCGCGGCGTGGCCCATCGGGGCTTCTACTTCGACGTTCTGCAGTACGACAAATACGCCGAGAAGAATCAGACGCCGAGTACGCCGGCGACGTCGCTGCTGTACGCGCTGGAGATGCAGGTCGGCGACATCGGCCGCGAAGGCATCGAGCGTCGCTGGGAGCGCCACCTGCAGATGCGCGACGCCACGATCGAGTGGGTCAGCGTGGTGCGCGATCGCCGCAACATCGACATTCGCGTGCTCGCGCCCGAGGACTCGCGCTCGCCAACCGTCAGCGTGATCATGCTGCCGGCCGGAATGAAGGGTCCCGAGCTCTCGGAGTCGGTGAAGGCGCGCGGCTTCACCATCGGCGGCGGCTACGGCGAGCTGAAGGACACGTCGGTGCGCGTGGGGCACATGGGCGATCACAGCGTCGACGGCGTCCAGCGCTGCCTCCACGCCGTCGAGATGTCGTTGGCCGAACTGGCGGAGCGGCGGCGGCTGGTGCGCGTTTAG
- a CDS encoding M14 family metallopeptidase, translated as MTVLTIGTATGRAGEKVSGFIDVPDTGDPGARIPVTIVTGVRAGPTLALIAGTHGSEPSPIVALQRVRAEIQPDQLTGTLILVHIVNVPSFQRRTIYRGPHDWKNLNRVFPGRADGTSSERIAHAITTQVIDQCDYLVDIHSGDGNEALRPYSYWNKLGLDDAVDTKAREMALAFGLDHIVVDRGRPANRDASLFCSNTAHVRGKPAVTTEAGELGVPTEDMVALNVRGAVRVMRYLGMLAGARAMVEPRWIEPSEVLTSPGTGLWYPAVRPNDIVTSGALLGRLTDYFGESIAELRAPIDGVVLYVVASPAMSEGEPVAMVGTYAQHDPTAA; from the coding sequence ATGACTGTCCTCACCATTGGCACCGCCACCGGTCGCGCCGGCGAAAAGGTTTCGGGATTCATCGACGTGCCGGACACCGGCGATCCAGGCGCGCGCATCCCGGTCACGATCGTCACCGGCGTCCGCGCCGGACCAACGCTGGCGCTCATCGCCGGTACGCACGGCTCGGAACCGTCCCCGATCGTCGCCCTCCAGCGCGTGCGCGCGGAGATTCAGCCCGACCAATTGACGGGTACCCTGATTCTCGTCCACATCGTCAACGTGCCGTCGTTTCAGCGCCGCACCATTTACCGGGGGCCGCACGATTGGAAGAATCTCAATCGCGTGTTTCCCGGCCGCGCCGACGGAACGTCGTCCGAGCGGATCGCCCACGCGATCACCACGCAGGTCATCGACCAGTGCGATTATCTCGTCGACATCCATTCCGGCGACGGCAACGAAGCCCTGCGGCCCTACTCCTATTGGAACAAGCTCGGTCTCGATGACGCGGTCGACACGAAGGCGCGCGAGATGGCGCTCGCGTTCGGTCTCGATCACATCGTCGTCGATCGCGGACGACCCGCGAATCGCGACGCATCGCTCTTTTGCTCCAACACCGCGCACGTCCGCGGCAAACCCGCGGTCACCACGGAAGCGGGCGAGCTTGGCGTGCCGACCGAAGACATGGTCGCGCTCAACGTCCGCGGCGCCGTTCGCGTCATGCGATACCTCGGCATGCTCGCCGGGGCGCGCGCGATGGTCGAGCCCAGGTGGATCGAGCCGTCGGAAGTGCTCACGAGTCCCGGCACCGGCTTGTGGTACCCCGCCGTTCGGCCCAACGACATCGTGACGAGCGGCGCGCTCCTCGGCCGCCTGACGGATTATTTCGGCGAGTCGATCGCCGAACTGCGCGCACCGATCGACGGCGTCGTGTTGTACGTGGTCGCATCGCCCGCGATGAGCGAAGGCGAACCCGTGGCGATGGTCGGCACGTACGCGCAGCACGATCCCACCGCCGCATAA
- a CDS encoding cation:dicarboxylase symporter family transporter — MGLTLGLVVGLGIAWTNSSAGRVFASAVEPIGTLWVNALRMTVVPLVVSLLVATIASREGAAMFSRLGRRAIVTFIIFLVAIAAFGLLVAPPFYSLLHVDAASAASLRASAGDASSAPLPGFGAWVAGLVPSNILKAAADGAMLPLIVFALVFGLALSRLDSQRRAPVADVFRAIADASGVIVRWILLAAPVGAFALAVTVAIHLGNATAHVIAFYLMSNVVLLGAVAIIIYVVIPIMTKTPLARFVRALAPAQVVVVTTRSSLAALPAMLDGCTRILGIPRAVSGVVLPLSVSLLRANTGLSWVVYALFLSKLYGVPLGAVQLIGVAAVSIAMSFSVPGIPSGGLLIATPYFTAVGLPAQGIGILIALDAIPDIFKTLVIVMSDVSVTLLLSRDPAISAAAEHEEHGAGHT; from the coding sequence ATCGGGCTCACGCTCGGTCTCGTCGTCGGTCTTGGCATCGCCTGGACGAATTCATCGGCGGGCCGGGTGTTCGCGTCGGCCGTCGAGCCAATCGGCACGCTGTGGGTGAACGCGCTGCGAATGACCGTGGTGCCGCTGGTCGTGTCGTTGCTCGTCGCCACGATCGCGTCGCGCGAAGGCGCGGCGATGTTCTCCCGGCTCGGCCGGCGCGCGATCGTGACGTTCATCATTTTTCTCGTCGCGATCGCGGCGTTCGGGCTGCTCGTGGCGCCGCCCTTCTACTCGTTATTGCACGTCGACGCAGCATCGGCCGCGTCGCTGCGCGCGAGCGCGGGTGATGCATCGTCCGCGCCGCTGCCCGGGTTCGGCGCGTGGGTCGCGGGGCTGGTGCCGTCGAACATTCTCAAAGCCGCGGCGGACGGCGCGATGCTGCCGCTCATCGTCTTCGCACTCGTCTTCGGCTTGGCGCTTTCGCGGCTCGACTCCCAGAGACGCGCGCCGGTCGCCGACGTCTTTCGCGCGATCGCTGACGCGTCGGGCGTGATCGTGCGCTGGATTCTGCTCGCCGCACCGGTGGGCGCGTTCGCGCTGGCCGTGACCGTGGCGATTCACTTGGGGAACGCGACGGCGCACGTGATCGCGTTCTACCTCATGAGCAACGTCGTCCTGCTCGGCGCGGTCGCAATCATCATTTACGTCGTCATTCCCATTATGACGAAGACGCCGCTCGCGCGATTCGTCCGCGCGCTCGCGCCGGCGCAGGTGGTCGTCGTGACGACGAGATCCTCACTCGCCGCGCTCCCCGCCATGCTCGACGGGTGTACGCGAATCCTTGGTATTCCGCGCGCGGTGTCCGGCGTCGTGCTTCCGCTCAGCGTATCGCTGCTGCGCGCGAACACCGGATTGTCGTGGGTCGTATACGCCCTGTTTCTCTCGAAGTTGTATGGCGTTCCACTCGGCGCGGTGCAGCTGATCGGTGTCGCCGCCGTGTCGATCGCGATGAGTTTCAGCGTTCCGGGAATTCCGAGCGGCGGGCTGCTGATTGCGACGCCCTACTTCACCGCTGTCGGACTGCCCGCGCAGGGCATTGGCATTCTGATCGCGCTCGACGCCATTCCCGACATCTTCAAGACTCTCGTGATCGTGATGTCCGACGTATCGGTGACGCTGCTGCTGTCGCGCGATCCGGCGATATCAGCCGCCGCGGAACACGAAGAACACGGCGCCGGCCATACATAG
- a CDS encoding DMT family protein, giving the protein MSQIRTFLSVPIVRVVLLLTGSNVFMTFAWYAHLKNLHNRPLIVAILVSWGIAFLEYCLQVPANRAGYGALSLGQLKIIQEVITLAVFVPFALLYMKQPIKLDFLWAGLCMAGAVFFVFRGG; this is encoded by the coding sequence GTGTCGCAGATTCGCACTTTCCTCTCTGTTCCGATCGTTCGCGTGGTCCTCTTGCTCACCGGATCGAACGTCTTCATGACGTTCGCGTGGTACGCGCACCTCAAGAACCTTCACAATCGCCCGTTGATCGTCGCGATTCTCGTGAGCTGGGGCATCGCGTTTCTGGAGTATTGTCTGCAGGTGCCGGCGAATCGTGCCGGGTATGGTGCGCTGTCGCTCGGCCAGCTCAAGATCATTCAGGAAGTCATCACGCTCGCGGTGTTCGTTCCCTTTGCGCTGCTGTACATGAAGCAGCCCATCAAGCTCGACTTTTTGTGGGCGGGCCTATGTATGGCCGGCGCCGTGTTCTTCGTGTTCCGCGGCGGCTGA
- a CDS encoding alkaline phosphatase family protein, with the protein MFNYKILIAGLLGSLITGTVAAQGRRGPPPIKHVFVIVLENTGYDTTFRDSSNAPYLADTLRKQGALLRQYHGTGHVSLDNYIAMISGLAPTRETQIDCPRFIDFVDTASAKDGQPAGYGCVYPARIQTVADQLDAKGLTWKAYMEDMGATPTREPATCAHPVIGSIDSTSRATALDNYATKHNPFVYFHSIIDTPRCQQNVGPLTGFEQDLQSAATTANFNFISPSLCHDGHDHPCRNGEAGGLISADEFLRHWVPIITASPAFRADGLLIITFDEALTIDATACCHEQPGPNVLRPGINGPGGGRIGAVLLSRYIKPGTVSKVPYNHYSLLRSVEDIFGLPHLGYASQKGLSGFGSDVFTRPRGK; encoded by the coding sequence ATGTTTAATTACAAAATTCTTATCGCTGGACTCCTCGGATCATTGATCACGGGCACGGTGGCCGCCCAGGGCCGCCGCGGGCCGCCGCCGATCAAGCACGTCTTCGTGATCGTGCTCGAGAACACCGGCTACGACACCACGTTCAGAGACAGCTCGAACGCGCCGTACCTGGCCGACACTCTGCGCAAGCAGGGTGCGCTCCTGCGCCAGTATCACGGCACGGGGCACGTGAGCCTCGACAACTACATCGCCATGATCAGTGGGCTCGCGCCGACGCGTGAGACGCAGATCGACTGCCCGCGCTTCATCGACTTCGTGGACACCGCCTCGGCGAAAGACGGCCAGCCGGCGGGCTATGGCTGCGTGTATCCTGCACGTATCCAGACCGTGGCCGATCAGCTCGACGCGAAGGGCCTGACCTGGAAAGCGTACATGGAAGACATGGGCGCGACTCCCACGCGCGAGCCGGCGACCTGTGCGCATCCCGTCATCGGCTCGATTGACTCGACCTCGCGCGCGACCGCCCTCGACAATTACGCGACCAAGCATAACCCGTTCGTCTACTTCCACTCGATCATCGACACGCCGCGCTGCCAGCAGAACGTCGGTCCGCTCACCGGATTCGAGCAGGATCTGCAATCGGCCGCGACGACGGCGAACTTCAATTTCATTTCGCCGAGCTTGTGTCACGACGGACACGACCATCCGTGCCGCAATGGAGAGGCGGGCGGCCTCATCTCGGCGGACGAGTTTCTCCGCCACTGGGTGCCGATCATCACCGCGTCGCCGGCATTTCGCGCCGACGGTTTGCTGATCATCACGTTCGACGAAGCGTTGACGATCGACGCGACGGCGTGCTGCCACGAACAACCGGGGCCGAACGTTCTTCGTCCCGGAATCAATGGTCCAGGCGGAGGGCGCATCGGCGCCGTCCTTCTGTCGCGTTACATCAAGCCGGGCACAGTCTCAAAGGTGCCTTACAATCACTACTCGCTGCTGCGCAGCGTCGAAGACATCTTCGGCCTGCCGCACCTGGGCTACGCCTCGCAAAAAGGCTTGTCCGGCTTCGGATCGGACGTCTTCACCCGTCCGCGCGGCAAGTGA
- a CDS encoding zinc-binding dehydrogenase yields the protein MKTHNAVIMTGPNQPLRMIQLPTPALEPGAALLRTTFSEVCGTDVHLYHGKLDVPFPIIPGHVSVGVVESSGGKLKDIEGNTIKEGDTVTFLDVHETCNNCYYCLVARQPTKCPHRKVYGISYSAKEGLLGGWAEAIWMKPGVKMIKLPKELDAETFIGGGCGLVTALHAVDMAEVRLGESVAVLGVGPVGQSCVAFASLSGAGEIIAIGAPRQRLDFARRMGATATLGLDLPPSARVEGVRGVTGGRGADVVIEASGAPEAVKQALDLVRDGGRVVVCGQYTDNGSIDINPHWQLNRKHVEVKGCWGSRYDHFHRAVALTARYGDKKPWREMVTARFTLDQADEALAAVENRTAIKAVIVPN from the coding sequence ATGAAAACCCACAACGCCGTCATCATGACCGGCCCCAACCAGCCGCTGCGCATGATCCAGTTGCCGACGCCGGCGCTCGAGCCGGGCGCGGCGCTCCTCCGCACCACCTTCTCCGAGGTGTGCGGCACCGACGTGCATCTCTATCACGGAAAGTTGGACGTTCCATTCCCGATCATTCCGGGACACGTCTCCGTCGGCGTCGTCGAATCGTCGGGCGGAAAGCTCAAGGACATCGAGGGCAACACGATCAAGGAAGGCGACACGGTCACGTTCCTCGACGTCCACGAAACCTGCAACAACTGCTATTACTGTCTGGTCGCGCGGCAGCCGACCAAGTGTCCGCATCGCAAAGTCTACGGCATCAGCTACAGCGCCAAGGAAGGATTGCTCGGCGGATGGGCCGAGGCGATCTGGATGAAGCCGGGCGTGAAGATGATCAAGCTGCCGAAGGAGCTCGACGCGGAGACGTTCATCGGCGGCGGCTGTGGCCTCGTGACCGCGCTTCACGCCGTCGACATGGCCGAAGTCCGGCTCGGCGAATCGGTCGCGGTGCTTGGCGTCGGCCCGGTGGGGCAGTCGTGCGTCGCGTTCGCGTCGCTGTCGGGCGCGGGCGAGATCATCGCCATCGGTGCACCGCGCCAGCGGCTCGACTTCGCGCGACGCATGGGCGCGACGGCGACGCTCGGCCTCGACCTGCCGCCGAGCGCGCGCGTCGAGGGTGTGCGCGGCGTGACGGGCGGCCGCGGGGCGGACGTGGTGATCGAAGCGAGCGGCGCACCGGAAGCGGTGAAGCAGGCGCTCGATCTCGTACGCGACGGCGGCCGCGTGGTGGTGTGCGGCCAGTATACCGACAACGGATCGATCGACATCAACCCGCACTGGCAACTGAACCGCAAGCACGTCGAGGTAAAGGGCTGCTGGGGTTCGCGCTACGATCATTTCCATCGCGCGGTGGCGCTGACGGCGCGCTACGGCGACAAGAAGCCGTGGCGCGAGATGGTGACGGCGCGTTTTACGCTCGACCAGGCGGACGAGGCGCTGGCGGCGGTGGAGAATCGGACGGCGATCAAGGCGGTGATTGTACCTAACTAG
- a CDS encoding protein kinase — translation MPDIRDELQSSLGSAYTLERELGGGGMSRVFVAEETALGRKVVVKVLSPELLAGINIDRFHREIQLAARLQQAQIVPVLAAGESQGVPYYTMPFVEGESLRAKLARDGKLPAAEVVNILRDVTRALAYAHEHGVVHRDIKPDNVLLSGGTAVVTDFGIAKALSAAKDARSTDAGLTQLGTSVGTPTYISPEQAAGDPDVDARSDIYSLGCMAYELLCGHAPFPDRTPQRTLVAHLTEAPKPIGELVPDVPPALAALVMRMLEKEPAARPQSAHEIGAALDAVSTGSFASASGGFVAGLNAKSGIALYAGAFAIVAVLAKAVEIAFGLPNWVFVGAMIVMLLGLPAVILAALGRSRFVTWPRTLRAGGAALGAFTAAVIAIMILRVFGIGPAGSLLAAGTLKGTPRLLVIDFDAGKDSSLSHVVTEAVRTNLGQSKAVSIMPPAAIAGALVRMQRPPATPVDLKLAQDIAQREGAKAIVSGGVTPLGNGYVVSLRLVSTDSGAELAAYRATVDGPSQLLDAIDGLTRKLRGRIGESLKSVRDAPALDQVTTTSLDALRKYAEANRVLDFTGDHTKAAQLLRESVALDTTFAMAYRKLAVTLSQLGMPKPSIDSAINRAYANRGRLPEKERYITIATFYTMSDSLSRPKAIDAYQHALAIDSTDAIAVNNLAGLYTSMRQLSRSESLYSALNRSPRASQTSMNSELNIYALEGKMPQVDSMYKEMARRFPNSQNVKFLPPAFMYMRGQVDSSQAFWRNYVSDPDPIIKQSAIANLTQYTLLNGRIHDALKLNDQVRKLNVARGIPANPLGDSSLSAYIDIWYLQEFDKGIRALDAAQVTTPFKTLRLDQRPYFGFAQYYAWAGRPDKARAMIAQFDADVRDPQVRARYEPGRHATMAEILLAEKKPVEAIREMWKSDSMPDGPIGSCEHCMDVSLGRAFDLANMPDSAIAHWERYINESWLRSAGGDATYLAGVHKRLGELYEAKGDLAKAESHLSAFIDMWKNADPELQPKVADAKRRLAAIQARLKG, via the coding sequence ATGCCTGATATCCGCGACGAGCTCCAGTCATCACTCGGATCCGCCTACACCCTCGAACGCGAGCTCGGCGGCGGCGGCATGTCGCGCGTCTTCGTCGCCGAAGAGACCGCGCTGGGGCGAAAAGTCGTCGTCAAGGTGTTGTCCCCCGAGCTCCTCGCCGGCATCAACATCGATCGATTCCACCGCGAGATCCAGCTCGCCGCACGACTTCAGCAGGCGCAGATCGTTCCGGTGCTCGCCGCCGGCGAATCGCAGGGCGTGCCGTACTACACAATGCCGTTCGTCGAAGGCGAGTCGCTCCGCGCCAAACTCGCGCGCGACGGCAAGCTCCCCGCGGCCGAAGTCGTCAACATTCTGCGCGACGTCACGCGCGCGCTCGCCTACGCGCACGAACACGGCGTCGTGCATCGCGACATCAAGCCCGACAACGTGCTGCTCTCCGGCGGCACGGCGGTCGTCACCGACTTCGGTATTGCCAAGGCGCTGAGCGCCGCGAAGGACGCGCGCTCGACCGACGCCGGCCTCACGCAACTCGGCACGTCGGTCGGCACGCCGACGTACATCTCGCCCGAGCAAGCCGCCGGCGATCCGGACGTCGACGCCCGCTCCGACATCTATTCGCTGGGCTGCATGGCGTACGAGCTGTTGTGCGGCCATGCGCCGTTCCCGGATCGGACGCCGCAGCGCACGCTCGTCGCGCATCTCACCGAAGCACCGAAGCCGATCGGCGAGCTCGTGCCCGATGTGCCGCCCGCGCTCGCGGCGCTCGTCATGCGGATGCTCGAGAAGGAGCCCGCCGCGCGGCCCCAATCCGCGCACGAGATCGGCGCGGCGCTCGACGCCGTGTCGACGGGATCGTTCGCCAGCGCCAGCGGCGGATTCGTCGCCGGCCTCAACGCGAAGTCAGGCATCGCGCTCTACGCCGGCGCCTTCGCGATCGTCGCCGTGCTCGCGAAGGCGGTCGAGATCGCGTTCGGACTTCCGAATTGGGTGTTCGTCGGCGCGATGATCGTGATGCTGCTTGGTCTGCCCGCGGTGATCCTCGCCGCGCTCGGACGCAGCCGATTCGTCACGTGGCCGCGCACGCTGCGCGCAGGGGGGGCCGCGCTCGGCGCGTTCACCGCCGCGGTTATCGCCATCATGATTTTGCGCGTCTTCGGCATTGGGCCGGCGGGATCGCTGCTTGCCGCGGGAACGCTGAAGGGTACGCCGCGCCTGCTCGTCATCGACTTCGACGCCGGCAAGGACTCGTCGCTGTCGCACGTCGTGACCGAAGCGGTGCGCACGAATCTCGGCCAATCGAAGGCAGTCTCGATCATGCCGCCCGCGGCGATCGCCGGCGCGCTCGTGCGCATGCAGCGTCCGCCCGCCACGCCCGTCGATCTCAAGCTCGCGCAGGACATCGCGCAGCGGGAAGGCGCGAAGGCCATCGTCTCCGGCGGCGTGACGCCGCTCGGCAACGGCTATGTCGTCTCGCTGCGATTGGTCTCCACCGACTCGGGTGCCGAGCTCGCGGCGTATCGCGCGACGGTGGATGGGCCGAGCCAGCTGCTCGACGCCATCGACGGACTGACGCGCAAGCTGCGCGGGCGCATCGGCGAATCGCTCAAGTCGGTGCGCGATGCGCCGGCGCTCGACCAGGTCACGACGACGTCGCTCGACGCGCTGCGCAAGTATGCGGAAGCGAACCGTGTGCTCGATTTCACCGGCGACCACACCAAGGCCGCGCAACTGCTGCGTGAATCGGTGGCGCTCGACACGACGTTCGCGATGGCGTATCGGAAGCTCGCGGTGACGCTCAGTCAGCTTGGCATGCCGAAGCCGTCGATCGACAGCGCGATCAATCGCGCCTACGCGAACCGCGGCCGGCTTCCCGAAAAGGAGCGGTACATCACGATCGCGACGTTCTACACGATGAGCGACAGCTTGAGTCGCCCCAAGGCGATCGACGCGTATCAGCACGCGCTGGCGATCGACAGCACGGACGCGATCGCGGTGAACAATCTCGCGGGCCTCTATACCAGCATGCGCCAGCTGTCGCGATCCGAGTCGCTCTATTCGGCGCTCAATCGTTCGCCGCGCGCGTCGCAGACGAGCATGAACTCCGAGCTGAACATCTACGCGCTCGAGGGCAAAATGCCGCAGGTCGATTCGATGTACAAGGAGATGGCGCGGCGTTTCCCGAATTCACAGAACGTGAAATTCCTGCCGCCCGCGTTCATGTACATGCGCGGCCAGGTCGACTCGAGCCAGGCATTCTGGCGGAACTACGTCAGCGACCCCGATCCGATCATCAAGCAAAGCGCGATCGCGAATCTCACGCAGTACACGCTGCTGAACGGACGCATCCACGACGCGTTGAAGCTCAACGACCAGGTGCGAAAATTGAACGTCGCGCGCGGTATTCCGGCCAACCCGCTCGGCGATTCGAGCCTCAGCGCCTACATCGACATCTGGTATCTGCAGGAATTCGACAAGGGCATTCGCGCGCTCGATGCCGCGCAGGTGACGACGCCGTTCAAAACGCTGCGCCTCGATCAGCGCCCGTACTTCGGATTTGCGCAGTACTACGCGTGGGCCGGCCGCCCCGACAAGGCGCGCGCGATGATCGCGCAGTTCGACGCCGACGTGCGCGATCCGCAAGTACGCGCGCGCTACGAGCCGGGACGCCACGCGACCATGGCCGAGATTCTGCTCGCCGAGAAGAAGCCGGTCGAGGCGATTCGCGAGATGTGGAAGTCGGACTCGATGCCGGACGGACCGATTGGCTCCTGCGAACATTGCATGGACGTGAGCCTCGGCCGCGCATTCGATCTGGCGAACATGCCGGATTCGGCGATCGCGCATTGGGAGCGCTACATCAACGAATCGTGGCTGCGCAGCGCGGGCGGCGATGCAACCTATCTTGCCGGCGTGCACAAGCGGCTCGGTGAGTTGTACGAGGCGAAGGGCGATCTCGCCAAGGCGGAATCGCATCTGTCGGCGTTCATCGACATGTGGAAGAACGCCGATCCCGAGCTGCAGCCGAAGGTGGCGGACGCGAAGCGGCGGCTGGCGGCGATTCAGGCGAGGCTGAAGGGGTAG
- a CDS encoding methanol/ethanol family PQQ-dependent dehydrogenase, with amino-acid sequence MRSRTICGGSLAVLAVAGCRSSSSSGSNGGTRDTVFVAGAKIGVAPPDGVKDGEWSLPARDYASSRFSNLSQITPANAAKLHVSWTFSTGVLRGHEGQPLVVGNTMYVVTPYPNVAYAIDLTQPGFPLKWKYRPENAQAAIGVACCDVVNRGASYADGKIVYNLLDGHTVAVDAATGTELWRVKMADLDRGETITMAPIVVKGKVIVGSSGGEMGVRGWIAAIDLASGKEVWRAYNVGPDADMKCCARFKPFYPRDRGANLGVSSWPGESWKVGGGAVWGWLSYDPALNIIYHGTSNPGPWNGNQRPGDNKWTAAIIARDADTGEMLWAFQPTPHDIWDYDAVNENILVDLPLNGQTRKVLEHFDRNGFAYTIDRATGEVLSAKPFVPMNWASGVDLKTGRPIVNVDKATAQGKNVKDICPSLEGGKNQQPAAFSPTTGLFYVPTNNLCMDFEGREVTYIAGTPYIGGNAPETGGPGGYKGEFIAWDPVQGKKVWGIQEPYPVWSGVLATAGNVVFYGTLDGWFKAVDARNGKVLYQFKVGSGVVGAPITYTGPDGKQYVAIYSGIGGDMGLLIAGDVAANLPYDVRERGTTLPDLARYTSWGGMLFVFSL; translated from the coding sequence ATGCGCAGTAGAACGATCTGTGGAGGATCCCTCGCCGTCCTGGCGGTCGCGGGATGTCGTTCGTCGTCGAGCTCGGGTTCGAACGGCGGGACCCGGGACACGGTGTTCGTGGCCGGCGCCAAGATCGGTGTGGCCCCGCCGGACGGTGTGAAGGACGGCGAATGGAGCCTGCCGGCGCGCGACTACGCGAGCAGCCGCTTTAGCAATCTCTCACAGATCACGCCGGCGAACGCCGCCAAGCTGCACGTGTCGTGGACGTTCTCGACGGGCGTGCTGCGCGGGCACGAGGGGCAGCCGCTCGTGGTCGGGAACACGATGTACGTGGTCACGCCGTATCCGAACGTGGCGTACGCGATCGATCTGACGCAGCCCGGCTTTCCGCTCAAGTGGAAGTACCGGCCGGAGAATGCGCAGGCGGCGATAGGCGTCGCGTGCTGCGACGTGGTGAATCGCGGCGCGTCGTACGCCGACGGAAAGATCGTGTACAACCTGCTCGACGGTCACACCGTCGCCGTGGATGCCGCGACGGGCACGGAGCTCTGGCGCGTGAAGATGGCGGACCTCGACCGCGGCGAGACGATCACGATGGCGCCGATCGTCGTGAAGGGCAAAGTGATCGTCGGCTCGAGCGGCGGTGAGATGGGTGTGCGGGGCTGGATCGCGGCCATCGATCTGGCGAGCGGCAAGGAAGTGTGGCGCGCCTACAACGTGGGACCGGACGCCGACATGAAGTGCTGCGCCAGGTTCAAGCCATTCTATCCGCGGGACAGAGGGGCCAACCTGGGCGTGTCGTCCTGGCCGGGTGAGTCGTGGAAGGTGGGCGGCGGCGCCGTGTGGGGCTGGCTCTCGTACGATCCGGCGTTAAATATCATATATCACGGAACTTCAAACCCTGGCCCGTGGAACGGCAATCAGCGGCCGGGGGACAACAAGTGGACCGCGGCGATCATCGCGCGCGACGCCGATACCGGCGAGATGCTCTGGGCGTTTCAGCCGACGCCGCACGACATCTGGGACTACGACGCCGTCAATGAGAACATTCTCGTCGACCTGCCGCTGAACGGACAAACGCGGAAAGTGCTGGAGCACTTCGACCGCAACGGCTTTGCGTACACGATCGACCGCGCGACGGGCGAGGTGCTGAGCGCCAAGCCGTTCGTGCCGATGAACTGGGCGTCAGGTGTGGATCTCAAGACGGGGCGGCCGATCGTGAACGTGGACAAGGCCACGGCGCAGGGGAAAAACGTCAAGGACATTTGTCCGTCGCTCGAGGGCGGCAAGAATCAGCAGCCCGCGGCGTTCTCGCCAACGACGGGGTTGTTCTACGTGCCGACGAACAATCTCTGCATGGATTTCGAGGGGCGCGAAGTCACGTACATCGCGGGGACGCCGTACATCGGCGGCAACGCGCCGGAGACCGGCGGCCCCGGCGGCTACAAGGGCGAGTTCATCGCGTGGGATCCGGTGCAGGGCAAGAAGGTGTGGGGCATTCAGGAGCCGTATCCCGTGTGGAGCGGCGTGCTGGCGACGGCGGGCAACGTGGTGTTCTACGGCACGCTCGACGGCTGGTTCAAGGCGGTGGATGCGCGGAACGGCAAGGTGCTCTATCAGTTCAAGGTGGGCTCGGGGGTGGTCGGCGCGCCGATCACGTACACCGGGCCGGACGGCAAGCAGTACGTGGCGATCTACTCGGGGATCGGCGGCGACATGGGGCTGCTCATCGCGGGCGACGTGGCGGCGAATTTGCCCTACGATGTGCGCGAGCGCGGGACGACGCTGCCGGATCTCGCGCGGTACACGAGTTGGGGCGGGATGTTGTTTGTGTTTTCACTGTGA